AGTAAATAAGAGTTGAACATCTTTGCGTTCAACAATTTCAGGCACATGAAAAGAGATAACCTTTCTGCTAAACATAAATCCTCCTGGCATATTATTATTATTAAAAACCCTTGAAAATTTCATTATTCTTTTAAGAGATTATCATAATCGGGTGAAATTTTTCGATTTATATAAAGATACGTAAGCAGTCATAGACAGGAAAAGCACAAAGTCCCGACAATCGGGGTTAAGGAGGAAATCAATGGGAACTAAAGTAACAGCGTCAGATACCCCAAAAATATATCCACGTAATGTTCAAACAGAACCAACTTACTTAAAAATGCTACGCCAACACAAGTTCCATTATGCCATCACAGGAACAGCAAGAAAAGGTTTTACAATTGAAGGTTTAGACACAGGAAAAACCGCACGTATATTATTAGGAGCAAATTTAGAAAGAATAATAGGAGCTTTGGATGAAAACAGACAACCCCAAGCAATTCAAAATTTGCTGGTTTTTGCAGACAAACATTGTAACTTTACTTTTTGTAGAAATACAATAATAGAGGCTCTAGACACATGGCTGAAAAGTTATCAAACAGCAACGATAGGATTAGAATTTTTAAAAAACCATTTAAAACAAGATACACTTAAAATGGATATGGAATTCAAAATTCCAGGAGCAATAGGACTTATACCTAAGGATGGACATCGAGTGGCTTTTCTTCCATACGGATCAAGTTTTCTTGTCTCATCAGAAGAACTTTTGGCTGTTATTAACCATGGTCGGGGTTAAATTTGAAACCAAATAAGATGTAAGGACTGTTGAGTAATGACAATTTTTGCGATTTGTCATCCCCGCGAAAGCGGGGATCCACACGGGAATGACCATTTCGCAACAGTCCCTTGAAGGATTACAGCCCCCTTAACGGATCGCCTGTCCCTCGAGCAAAAAAAAGCCCCCGGTTTCCCGAGGGCCTTCAGTTTGAAATTACTGAGAGACTAGAAGCTTCTGCGGAATCCGCCGCTTCTATCGTTATCTCTTCTGTCAGTCTTAGGCTTAGCTTCATTGACTGTGATTTCACGATCGCCCCACTTATAACCGCTTAATGCAGCTATAGCTTTTTCGGCATCGGCATCTTCCATATCAACGAAACCAAATCCTCTGGACTTGCCTGTCATCTTGTCTGTCATAACTCTGGCTGACAATACAGCGCCGAATTCTGAAAACTTAGCTTCTAAATCTTCATTTTTTACAGACCAAGGAAGGTTCCCAACGAATATGCTCTTCATGTTATAGTATTCTCCTTTTACTTATTTTTCTGCGATTAACGGATGAAGAGCTCTTAAAGAAGCATCAACACGACAAAAGAGGCAGACTCTTATGTTCTTTACCATTAAACTTCGACCTTTAGATTATAACACATATTAATATTGAATATCAACCACATCTTTTTGTCAAGAGTTATGGCTAAAGCTATAGCCACGATATATAAACATTATTCTTATCATTTGGATCAACTTTAGCCTGATAAATATTGCCGGGGATTATTCTTGATATTATAATCTTAGACACAAGCTGTTGATGATTATTTACGATGTAATCATCCTCTTTTTTTTCATGTAAAACTTCAAGATTAAATTCTAAGACAGGATCAAAATTAACAAGCTGACCAGTATCCCGTAAACTTATAATTTTCACTTTTACAGGTTGCCCCGAAGCGCTTAGCTTGTTCATTCTGTTTTGCTCTTTCAAAAAACTTGCCATAGATTCCATTTTTTTGGAAGCGCTCTTTAGCGAATCATGTGGCTTAAAAGAACCCCAAAAGAACTTATTAACAACACTACTAAAAATAAGAAAAAAAATACCAAAAAGGACTAAACTCTTCCCTATTGGAGACAACATAAAAAATGAATCCTGATGAATAAAGGAAAAAACAATAATTGCTATTCCAATTAATACGATATAAAAGCCTGTCATTTTTTACTTCAAGAACTCATTGTACAAATTTCCGAATCTCATCCTGACAGGTTCATTTGTCCCCATTCTGGCAACCCATCCGTTTTGCACCTTCTGCCAAGCGCCGGAAGGAACCCCTTTACTTTCAGCATATTTATTTACAGCTTCCAACCCCATAACCGCATTCTTCATTAGACCCGCGGAAATTTCGGCATACAAATCAAGAGTAACCCCTTCTATAGGAGCCCACATCGGATCATTTAAATTAACAGGTTGAGCCGCCGCCTGTTGACTTTTCATTGCCCCTTGTTGAAACCCCTTCGCTTGATCCACCATATCCTTTGCATTTTTCAACATATCAAACATACCCATTTTGTTTTCCTCCTTTACATCAAAAACACCTTATCCATCTTTCCGACAAATTGTATCAACATTTCAAAATAAAATCCAGGGGATATATATAAAAGTTCGAGGGATCGAGGTTTCAAGTGTCCAAGAGGTCAAGAGAGATTTCATAGAAACAAAGTTATCATATTACTACTAAAATGTAAAGCAATTTTAAGGTCTACATTAAAATTTTAGCATTAATACAATAAAAATAATGTGTATAAATACTAATTTAATACTAATAAAAGAAAGTTCAAAGAGATTCTACTAGTTTGCTTGCCTCTTTCTTCACTCCTCATTCTTTATCTCCTTTCTCTTCCATTCTTCTTCCTCTTTGGGGGCTGGGAAGCACAGAAGACAACAAGCTTCTAATAGCCTCTAATTTTTTTTGCATTAGTTTCGTCCCATTTAACAATTGCTTTTTTCTGATGATCACCAATACTTTTTATTTCAATATATAATTTTACGCCTTTTGCCTCTCCAACGATTACTTCTACCTGTCTATTTCTTTGATCAACAGAAGTTCTCGTCCTTCCCCAGGTTAAATTTAAGTATTCCCAATCACGTTGTTTCCATCCTCTTTTTTTATAATCTACTACATCTTCCCAAGTATTAGAAAGGCTAAGCGACCTTAAAACAGATATTATGGCATCACTTAAAATATTTACAGATCCTCTAAAATTTTCTCGACTGGTAACCCTCCATTTTGGTTCTAAAAATTCTACCTCGCGAATTTCTGCCGATAAAAGAGCGGCACAAACACATCGAGGAATACTAACACTCCAATTTTTTGGCATAAGCTTTTTTTTGGTGTTCCTATCTCTGCACATAAAATTTTCTTCTTCATAAAATAATCTTGAGAAGGTTACTAAAGCTTTTTTAGGATCAAGCTTAAATGATTGTTCTATTTCACAAGTTGCCGGCATAAAATCACCTAATATCGTATGTGGTGGGAAATAAGAAGTCTCTATTAATTTTACCGCAAGCCTTCTGGAAAAACTACTTAAACCTTCCATATACTTATGTCTAGAAGAAAACAAAACACATTCAGCTCTTTGCGCCCACAACGAAACCTTTGTCATTTTTATTCCCATGATTACATACCTCCTTAAACTAATTACCCTATTTCAAATAAACTTACTACCTCCTTTCCTTATTATTCCATCATGCATAAACTTCTAATAAAACTTATAAATATTTCATTATATAAATTTATATAAATTTTATATTCATATATTTTATGCTGTATAACAATAAAAATAATGGCAA
The sequence above is a segment of the candidate division WOR-1 bacterium RIFOXYB2_FULL_36_35 genome. Coding sequences within it:
- a CDS encoding RNA-binding protein; this translates as MKSIFVGNLPWSVKNEDLEAKFSEFGAVLSARVMTDKMTGKSRGFGFVDMEDADAEKAIAALSGYKWGDREITVNEAKPKTDRRDNDRSGGFRRSF